From the genome of Trypanosoma brucei brucei TREU927 chromosome 11 chr11_scaffold01 genomic scaffold, whole genome shotgun sequence:
GAGCaaggaggcttccgaaattTCAAAGCTGCTGAGAAAGACGCTTCTAACGTTTGATGCCCCTTTGAGCCCCGCAGACATccttgatgatgatgatgaattgGGCGACTACCTTCCGACGGAGGGAGATGTAATGGTCATCGGCCTCACCAAGTCTGATGTGGGGACGATCGCGGAGCACCTCGAGACTTTTGAGGAGAGTCGGGTGTTTTTGATCTTCTCTGAATTAGCGTTGCTGTTTGAGGAGTTGAGAGCGGCATTCAGGAACAAAGCGTCCGCCCATCGCCTCGTGTTTGCTACCAACTTACCCCACTGGGCGGAAATCGAAATGCCAACGGACCGAGTAGATAATCTTAATTCTGTCGTCCCAGATCGGTCACTGTGGTCTCCCATGGCGTTGCTCGGTTTCGTCACCGGACGGTTGATGGAGTCAATTTTGGAGCGCATGGAGAACGTGAACCCTGGACTACTGGCGGATTTATTCTTCAAGGAGAGCCTCATTACTGTCGACGGAATGTGGTACGGACCGTACACTGATGATTGTGATATCGGCAAACCAATTGAAGGAAACCACTGCATCCATAATTATGGAGCCACGCATATATCCGTGTGGTCGATGGCCCGTGTACTGAGATCGGACGTTCCACTGCTACAAAATCCCACAACACCATCGATGGAATACATCGACCCCGACGCTATTGTATTGACTGGTGCGGCCATCGCTGGCATTGGCATTGCTGTGTTCGCCTCCTTGTTGCTCCTCGCCGCGCTTGGGGCCTTATTATACTTTACGATGAACAGAACCCGTGACAACGCCAGTGCGCCGAAGGAGCCGATGGAGCCCGTCACGATCATCTTTACTGACATTGAAAGCAGCACTGCTATatgggctgcacaccctgagctgaTGCCCGATGCCGTTGCCGCTCACCACCGCGTAATCCGCCGCTTGATTGAAAAATACGACTGCTACGAGGTGAAAACCGTTGGCGACTCGTTCATGATTGCTTGCAAAGGTGCGTACCCGGCCGCGCGGCTCGTGTGGGAGCTCCAAGTATCGTTCTTGAATCATGATTGGGGAACAGGCGTGTTTGATGAGATTTATCGTGACGCTGAAAGGGAGAGGCGGTCAGAGGACCGTGAATACAACCCACCAACTGCATATCTGGACTCCGAAGTGTACagtcgtttgtggaatggcctgcgtgtacgtgttggaatccacaccgGATTGTGCGACATCCGACGCGATGAGGTAACGAAGGGTTACGACTACTACGGCCAGACAACAAATATGGCTGCGCGGACGGAGAGCGTGGCAAATGGcggtcaggtgctgatgacgcGTGGGACGTACTTTTCGCTTAGCTCAACTGAGCGTCAAGAGTTTGGTGTCACGTCTCTCGGCTTGGTTCCGCTCCGCGGTGTGCCCGAACCCGTGGAGATGTACCAGTTGGATGCCGTTGCCGGCCGTGTCTTTGCCCCGCTACGCTTTGATAGAGAAGCCTGTTGCGAGCAGGAGGACGGGACTAGCACTTCCGCCAGTGACCACGGCTCCACAGTGGCCGAGCTAAGTGAATCAGCTCAGTGGgttgttgcttctttgcGGGCTGTGCTTCGCGCATTCAGCACATCTCAGCGCCAAAAACTGCTTATGCCCATTTGTGAGCGTTGGAACGTGTCGATACCGCGAAAACCTCTGCCCATGTGGGGTGAAGAACACTGTGAGGCGATTATGCGGTCTATCGGGGCAAAGATTGGCTCCGTCGTGGACCACCCCGCCGCAACTGACGCCACGATGACGGGGAGCACTGTGACAAATGATTCGGTGATATTCATATCCGGAAACCCCGAAGCGCAGCGGTGAAAACCACTCCACGAACTAATGACAGGGGAAGGAATCGTGAGGTAAGCCCATTTAGGGGCCTACCGATGTAGGGCAGTGTAGTTAATAGAATGCTATTACTTTTCCCCCAGACTTTTGAAAACGCTTACGGTGACGGCGTGTGATTTGTTTTAAACCAGTTTTCGCTAATAATTTTGTCACTGCGCCGCTCAGGGATGTGAGATTGTATACTGTGTGGCGTACCCCTTCGGCAGTGGCAATAAGCGTTCGACCTTCACCCGTGACCGCAGACTGTCGCGCCGGTGGAATATgtgattttttgtttttcttccttcctttctttctttttttttttcctgagcGTACGCGATTTACTCCATACGGCGGCaactttttccttatttatatgcatatatatataaatcgTACCCTAAAGTTGTGCACGTGctatttgcatatatttgtttttttgtcattggTCTTCCAGCGGTGAATACGCGTTTACACCTTTAACGTGCAAAGATTGCATGCCTAACTCTGTGTCAAACGTGTTATCGCAGGGAACACTCCTTCTTGGTACCAAACACTTTCGTGTGTTGGGGCGTATCGCCGCGTACCTTCCATGCACCGCTCATATCTCGGGgcattgttattttttaaagacATCGATCGTATGACTTTAGTGAGTGTTATGACTTTCGTTTTTCTCGAGCTTCCGTGTTTACCTCCTGCCGTTGTCGTTATTTTTGACATTTGTTTCACTAattctcctattattatgttACATGGGTTAGCCCAGCTGCGAGAGCCACCGCGCCCTCGCTACAATTTCTTCTCCCGCTTCTCGGCTGCCCATCCACCAAGCAAAACCTATCGAGCAATATGAAGTGGGTGTGTACCATGCTAAGTTTGTTGTTCGGTTTCGCGGCGCTGCAGCCCCTAGTTTCTCTGATCCTCTTTAAGTTTCAGCAGGCCTTCTCCCTTCACTCCTTAGGCACCTGTATTATAGTTTGTCGCACGGCAACGGCAGTTGTGTATACGCTGCCGTCGTAATCGGTGCACGTTATCACTGGGTGTGGTGTATCCGGCCAATCTTGCATGTTAGGGTGCATTATCCCGTATTAGTTCCCATGGTGTTTAGTAAGTGAAGCAACGCAAGCACCATTGTTTCAGCCGAGCTGCTGGGGACGATTATGTCTTGGCCCTTGTGGAACACTTATGTTTTAAACGTTTTTAATACGAGGCAACGTAAGTATTCGTACCCCAAGAGAAACCTCGTTGCCCACCAGTCAGTTTTTTCCTCGGCGAAGTAGTGAACGCATCCCCCATCCTGTCGACAATGCTTGTGGAGAGGCCCACTCATAATTGTGTGATGACGCGCAGTGCCTTCGTATTGATGTCTTCACTGGTGCGGGCGGGGCCGATTCTCAAGGTCCGAGGGTCACTAAGCTATTCAGCACGTATTGTGggctcttttttctccccactGAGCTGCGTGAAACGCCTGCAACCCCGCACGGCTATAATATCAACCCCATGACGTAGAGCAGCCTGCGGGAGGAGTCTTTTCGCGTTTTTGCGTATGGCAGTTGAGCCACCCGTGACGAAGCTGTGTCTGACCCAGGAAATGCGATTTAGCCTTCGGTCGAGGGAGTTCACTGTGGTTATGAACGGTACTGATCCAAAAACTGACCTCCGCGTTGCCCCGCAGGTCATGGAAATAGTTTCTAGCCATGTGTTGCTAACTGTATAAGGAGTGTTCCACCAAACCAGTTAGGTGGGGTTATATTTTGCATTGACTTAGTGCCACGATGATTTACACATGATCCGCCGATTCGGACGTTCTTGTATAGTTTGCATGCCtccgcttctttttgtttcttcaccaTATTTCACCAAACAGCTGTGTCACAGCATTTGCTGTTGAGTGTTTGGAGCCCTGACTGTTCTGGCTCAAGTAAGTTGTCGAGTTGATGCTTCAGGTTCCTTACAATCATCCTTTCCATTAGCTTGCAGAGGGCACTCATAGGGTCAGTGGCCGGGACGATGCGCCTTTGTTGCGTGTTCGTTTGGCTGAAGGGTTGGTATTATAACGTCCCTTCTCCTCTGTTCTAGCATTTTGCACGCTTCATACGGTGCTTAAGCATCCCTAGTAAGCATTCTCTCCTGGAACCACGGCCACTGTACATAAATTGGCCTGGTGCTAACTTCGGTTCTCCCAGGGTAAACCGT
Proteins encoded in this window:
- a CDS encoding receptor-type adenylate cyclase GRESAG 4, putative, with the protein product MTTTKASCLISSDSALRRNSIVATAPLLLLLALTLPVGNGEVTQVNVLSLMYTTEFPVEDAVLFDKGLNVSLMARRLELKGQVKVEFIRPAAPNSPIDVAIEQGAQQSVGKLLLVLGPLGDDNIQIFKGAMEEHELVAFTPIATSSEGYGWDPHLYYLTVGPDAELMALVRYAVGVLGLQRVGVMYVKDTSFSRKSFEFVEKLMMRMGHNISCVFAPESGFSSAGNKVSLDSEWEQFAAALPQAILLLGPRGRDSRWFVMRVAEDNRTSRSHLLAQSGLQSFLLKTWCEALEATGAEFRTGQVIFSGTNPLACDTEYKAVQRFIDETKRYLGNEEEGSEDAGAGGLSNDTGGEMMMLGWMTGEVISAALGNSRVVSNRTAFMESLYYQRRYVVDDLVIGDYGNECGEEAIRQGAVCRCNQGGSMVYMKEMVSKTLLRPVTAGYVTLGMSRCSRESLQLNAPLNALLLLMQDDDVALRANVDWDVGASASVGNGHLTVHDRLFLHSFLATSDAAASILQQLLSVRIVSAVFGVVSDDMLEIEGMTFFDPITTTPRLTKPRKNVIYLSPTMEQQLYVLAEYLYSNPPPSVKAIIRSKEASEISKLLRKTLLTFDAPLSPADILDDDDELGDYLPTEGDVMVIGLTKSDVGTIAEHLETFEESRVFLIFSELALLFEELRAAFRNKASAHRLVFATNLPHWAEIEMPTDRVDNLNSVVPDRSLWSPMALLGFVTGRLMESILERMENVNPGLLADLFFKESLITVDGMWYGPYTDDCDIGKPIEGNHCIHNYGATHISVWSMARVLRSDVPLLQNPTTPSMEYIDPDAIVLTGAAIAGIGIAVFASLLLLAALGALLYFTMNRTRDNASAPKEPMEPVTIIFTDIESSTAIWAAHPELMPDAVAAHHRVIRRLIEKYDCYEVKTVGDSFMIACKGAYPAARLVWELQVSFLNHDWGTGVFDEIYRDAERERRSEDREYNPPTAYLDSEVYSRLWNGLRVRVGIHTGLCDIRRDEVTKGYDYYGQTTNMAARTESVANGGQVLMTRGTYFSLSSTERQEFGVTSLGLVPLRGVPEPVEMYQLDAVAGRVFAPLRFDREACCEQEDGTSTSASDHGSTVAELSESAQWVVASLRAVLRAFSTSQRQKLLMPICERWNVSIPRKPLPMWGEEHCEAIMRSIGAKIGSVVDHPAATDATMTGSTVTNDSVIFISGNPEAQR